A window from Myripristis murdjan chromosome 11, fMyrMur1.1, whole genome shotgun sequence encodes these proteins:
- the hivep3a gene encoding transcription factor HIVEP3 — MEALHSRLTTGEQSGGQEHSQPESPHRGPQPKSPSQHCQQQQAGSQKTHDTSQQSKQSRRQHPERKRLRHQRQSIETDTALEGKHADAPTTTKTTRVPCLSPGAPASSAVGSTQTNQETQEGTPKQKRERKPQRPGKYVCTYCGRACAKPSVLQKHIRSHTGERPYPCAPCGFSFKTKSNLYKHRKSHTHRVKAGLVFGEPRSLEEHVTESEDETRQLSSASSNMERQSSVASLKSHDTDRPKDHSGGMDDSYAVKKRLAMRLSRGKHGPLDSSDEKTSSLILGSRGSTESGYFSRSESTEQSQDSPPNTSAKSYAEIILGKYGRLGQLQRMSRHHNQQPSGQEEKNIPFSVPKKQVIDHITKLITINEAVVDTSKIDSVKPRRFSLSRKSSTESQKGSSMKEPVIHSPKAGDLGYKNSGSITMGVPCEKFHHQSLNVEPLAGQTSIAPLLRSHSMPSAASSIDASSGSSNKFRLSQSFDERQSSRRYGMLRRQPAIEIPLAGELPKEEHQSSHSFYHDSITTVPDHKQSKPEPYECEACGTGCKDWEGYKTHKQSSCLAHHPVNASEVAISQMDRPQLINHPVRPGPSAMRKRRKEESFEFDDSSSLVASSSPSLAFSSGQCIEESKVAYEGPRRPTLQTCSVIQHTSSFEKQETLCTENQGTEAGKGSPPHEEYKSAPQKQPQQQSSKPTPRKLVRQHNVLVPEILVTEDSNMNAESLTELTSTSKQSEKLDEFQWPQRSPSLAQLPIEKLPPKKKRLRLAEAAQSSGESSFESISLPRSPSQDSSASYASSRSTSFEESNRLDMEIATSTTPLRRSRAPHMLTVPGVHQHREMRRSASEQAPHDPQQGILMAETRSKSFDYSCLSPERSAVGWRERRKCLLMRHSAVRDPEEEEEDQSSKPNPSLDPVSPTTSSRASPSGVHCSRSSCSPLSGDTVLCNPTQSTCKELFSQWKLNQNIQLTGSTDFPLSHIPSVGPLKEVASHVHTGQPPGVSLQLPQPYSAQGPSGAARAHYLPMSTGLKLEIPSQRHDEYAGVRLSPSHIQHSLPSITSSPELVRPPTSPAVAVRLQTDTLTPACAIYTTLSQTTPPSPQEPIDAGSHNTSVLTSEYISHSDINPDIHQWSVDGLRSSSSGGNKRMLSPSNSIELNPESQQQQKRVKEEEEREERCVDKSLVDTSNKVDKRENQSCLSSVSSPIRHIRPSFPSLLSSTCNSWCYLNYIKPNPSTLDEQKPSVYSSWSISGYDPNPPGLSSKTALSLLHCKQRLSPSIYTMSPMSVSTPESMEPDDSKRPCSTEVLICQSYRKDHEETREGHHSAKDNRSNKGEEEEDEKQQEEVQSSCRYKQPPQVWILEGGSNVKYGFAQRGGGGKYECEDCGFHCKNPSATQKHTHLHTESTPPVCRQCNFASKAKDNFNKNRRSKAHKAHGEESCYSPDDIDEGACEDSSAHPDEQKARKHSDLGGSGHADDSNDKNKKHDGGQKSKSSHSPGTASSHHEKPADPGGQIREPEPSQSLTLTPKDPTQKCVAGSASARRALFARRHLQPSTSAPSRGPSSPSSQSPRRESSPPRSPSPRPHQPPPSSLSPSGCHVSLSPLRPISPVRGLSPVTLQSHGSGSLGPSSSYTATSAQNQICLLPRGRAATARLSVDDTGPTHFTLHPGQPRGALKVLSHLPLHSQQPTRAPSLMIPIGGIHMIQPRSALPLYSLVSSPTPTQANPSPAGTEQSQRPADIPAGRLLLLQRQDTLKETGPCSQASPPGHKAPGETSGSGRLTGLPGRNGSRRECFGPQEPLGPGKETKPLPSDAKASTLHQEAADAHATQRCVYPQTAQGQKAPSSQTQL, encoded by the exons ATGGAGGCCTTGCATAGTCGCCTGACGACTGGGGAGCAGTCCGGAGGTCAAGAGCATTCTCAACCAGAGTCTCCTCACAGAGGTCCTCAGCCCAAGTCTCCCTCCCAGCACTGTCAGCAACAGCAAGCTGGCTCCCAGAAGACCCATGACACATCACAGCAATCCAAACAGTCTAGAAGACAACATCCTGAACGCAAACGTCTCAGGCACCAGCGGCAGAGTATTGAAACAGATACAGCGCTGGAAGGTAAACATGCTGatgcaccaacaaccacaaaaacaacCAGGGTACCTTGTTTGTCTCCAGGAGCCCCAGCTTCCTCAGCTGTTGGTTCCACCCAGACTAACCAAGAAACCCAGGAGGGCACCCCAAAACAGAAACGAGAGCGCAAGCCTCAGAGGCCTGGCAAATATGTTTGCACTTACTGCGGACGTGCTTGTGCAAAGCCCAGTGTCCTTCAGAAACATATCCGCTCCCACACTGGAGAACGTCCTTATCCTTGCGCCCCATGCGGCTTCTCATTTAAGACCAAGAGTAACTTGTACAAACACCGCAAATCACATACCCACAGGGTGAAGGCAGGTTTGGTGTTTGGGGAGCCAAGATCATTAGAGGAACATGTCACAGAGTCAGAGGATGAAACCAGACAGTTATCATCAGCATCTTCCAATAtggaaagacaaagcagtgtAGCCTCCCTCAAGAGCCATGACACAGACAGGCCCAAAGATCACTCTGGAGGGATGGATGACTCCTATGCAGTAAAAAAGAGACTGGCCATGCGTCTAAGCAGAGGGAAGCATGGTCCTCTTGACTCATCTGATGAAAAGACATCATCATTAATTCTAGGGAGTAGGGGCAGCACAGAATCTGGTTATTTCTCCCGCTCTGAAAGTACTGAGCAGTCACAGGACAGCCCACCAAACACAAGTGCCAAAAGCTATGCAGAGATCATCCTCGGAAAATATGGGCGCCTTGGACAACTGCAGAGGATGTCTCGTCACCATAACCAGCAGCCCTCGGGTCAGGAGGAGAAAAATATCCCATTCTCAGTGCCCAAGAAACAGGTCATTGACCATATCACAAAGCTTATCACGATCAATGAGGCAGTAGTGGACACCAGTAAGATTGACAGTGTGAAGCCACGGAGATTCTCCCTCTCTAGAAAGAGTAGTACAGAGTCTCAGAAGGGTTCATCTATGAAAGAACCTGTTATACACAGTCCCAAAGCAGGGGACTTGGGCTATAAAAACAGCGGTTCCATCACTATGGGGGTTCCATGTGAAAAATTTCATCATCAGTCTCTAAATGTGGAACCACTGGCTGGCCAAACATCTATTGCCCCTTTGCTGAGAAGTCACTCTATGCCATCTGCTGCTAGTTCAATAGATGCCTCCAGTGGCAGCTCCAATAAATTCCGCTTAAGTCAATCATTTGATGAACGGCAGTCTTCCCGTCGCTATGGGATGCTAAGACGTCAGCCAGCAATTGAAATACCACTTGCTGGTGAACTTCCTAAAGAGGAACATCAGAGTTCACACTCATTTTACCATGACAGCATAACCACCGTGCCTGACCACAAGCAAAGCAAACCAGAGCCATATGAGTGTGAGGCATGTGGCACTGGATGCAAAGATTGGGAAGGTTATAAGACACACAAGCAAAGCTCATGTTTAGCACATCATCCTGTCAATGCAAGTGAGGTAGCAATTAGCCAAATGGACCGCCCGCAATTAATTAACCATCCAGTCAGACCAGGACCTTCAGCAATGCgcaagagaaggaaagaggagagttTTGAATTTGATGACTCTTCCTCTCTTGTTGCATCTTCTTCACCATCTCTTGCCTTCTCATCAGGACAGTGTATAGAGGAAAGCAAAGTAGCTTATGAGGGGCCCAGACGACCTACGCTGCAAACTTGTTCAGTTATTCAACATACTAGTTCGTTTGAAAAACAGGAGACTTTGTGCACTGAGAATCAAGGCACTGAGGCAGGAAAAGGCTCTCCACCTCATGAGGAATATAAGTCAGCACCTCAAAAACAACCTCAGCAGCAGTCATCAAAGCCAACACCCCGAAAGCTTGTCCGCCAACACAACGTACTGGTTCCAGAAATACTGGTGACAGAGGATTCAAACATGAATGCCGAGTCCTTGACAGAGCTAACCTCCACATCAAAACAATCAGAGAAACTTGACGAATTTCAGTGGCCACAGAGAAGTCCTTCTCTGGCCCAGCTCCCCATTGAAAAGCTTCCTCCTAAGAAAAAGCGCTTACGCTTAGCTGAGGCAGCCCAGTCCTCCGGGGAGTCCAGCTTTGAATCTATATCCCTGCCCCGCAGCCCTAGTCAGGACAGTAGTGCATCTTATGCATCTAGCCGTTCTACATCCTTTGAAGAATCAAATAGACTAGACATGGAGATagcaacatcaacaacaccatTGAGGAGATCAAGGGCTCCTCACATGTTAACTGTCCCTGGGGTGCATCAGCACAGGGAGATGAGGCGCTCAGCCTCTGAGCAGGCACCTCATGACCCCCAGCAGGGTATTCTAATGGCAGAGACCCGCAGCAAATCCTTTGACTACAGCTGTCTGTCCCCAGAGCGCTCTGCAGTTGgctggagagaaaggagaaaatgtcTCCTTATGAGACACAGTGCTGTCAGAGAtccagaagaggaggaggaggaccaaTCTAGCAAACCCAACCCTAGTCTTGACCCCGTCAGCCCCACTACATCATCCCGTGCAAGCCCAAGTGGTGTACACTGTAGTAGGTCCTCTTGTAGTCCTTTATCAGGTGATACAGTGTTATGTAATCCTACACAATCAACATGCAAAGAGCTCTTTTCTCAGTGGAAACTCAATCAAAATATTCAGTTAACAGGTAGTACAGATTTCCCACTTTCTCATATTCCATCTGTTGGCCCTTTAAAAGAAGTGGCTTCGCATGTTCACACAGGGCAGCCCCCTGgtgtctctctgcagctccCTCAGCCGTATTCTGCACAGGGCCCATCAGGGGCAGCCAGGGCTCACTACCTCCCAATGTCCACAGGGCTGAAGTTAGAGATCCCTTCACAACGACATGATGAATATGCTGGGGTTCGACTGAGTCCCTCTCATATTCAGCACTCTCTCCCTAGCATCACTTCCAGCCCAGAGTTAGTGCGGCCCCCCACATCTCCAGCAGTAGCAGTTCGTCTCCAGACAGACACCCTCACTCCAGCCTGTGCCATATACACTACATTGTCTCAGACAACCCCACCTAGTCCTCAGGAGCCTATAGATGCTGGTTCACACAACACAAGTGTCTTAACATCTGAATACATAAGTCATAGTGACATAAATCCAGACATTCATCAGTGGTCTGTGGATGGGCTAAGGTCATCGAGCTCAGGGGGCAACAAGCGGATGCTTTCACCTTCAAACAGTATAGAGCTCAATCCCGAgtcacaacagcaacagaagagagtgaaggaagaagaggagagggaggagaggtgtgTTGACAAGTCACTGGTGGACACATCAAACAAGGTGGACAAAAGGGAGAACCAGTCATGTCTATCCAGTGTTTCTTCACCCATCAGACATATAAGACCTTCATTCCCCAGTCTGCTGTCCAGCACCTGTAACAGCTGGTGCTATCTGAACTACATTAAGCCAAACCCATCTACTCTGGATGAGCAGAAGCCCTCTGTGTATTCGTCCTGGTCCATCAGTGGCTATGACCCCAACCCTCCTGGACTCTCCAGTAAGACAGCTCTATCCCTGCTGCACTGCAAGCAGAGGCTCAGTCCCTCCATCTACACTATGTCTCCCATGTCAGTGAGCACCCCTGAGTCAATGGAGCCAGACGACAGCAAAAGACCATGTTCTACTGAG GTCCTCATCTGCCAGTCATACCGCAAAGACCATGAGGAAACAAGGGAGGGACATCACTCAGCAAAGGACAACAGGTCAAataagggagaggaggaagaggatgaaaaacagcaagaaGAGGTGCAGTCATCCTGCAGATATAAACAACCTCCACAAGTTTGGATCTTAGAAGGAGG ATCAAATGTGAAGTACGGCTTTGCCCAACGTGGAGGTGGAGGGAAGTACGAATGTGAGGACTGTGGATTCCACTGTAAGAATCCCAGCgcgacacagaaacacacccacCTGCACACAGAATCCACACCTCCTGTCTGCAGACAATGCAACTTTGCTTCTAAAGCCAAAG ATAACTTCAATAAAAACAGGAGGTCTAAGGCACATAAGGCACATGGGGAGGAATCCTGTTATTCCCCAGATGACATTGATGAAG GTGCCTGTGAGGACTCCTCCGCTCATCCAGATGAACAAAAAGCACGTAAACACTCAGATCTGGGGGGAAGCGGGCACGCCGATGACAGCAATGATAAGAACAAGAAACATGATGGGGGCCAAAAGTCCAAGTCCTCTCATAGCCCTGGCACTGCTTCCTCTCACCATGAGAAACCTGCTGATCCAGGAGGCCAGATCCGGGAGCCCGAACCCAGCCAGTCCCTTACCCTGACTCCCAAGGATCCCACACAGAAGTGTGTGGCGGGCTCGGCCAGCGCAAGAAGAGCCCTCTTCGCCCGTCGACACCTCCAGCCATCAACGTCGGCACCCTCGAGGGGCCCGTCATCTCCAAGCAGTCAGTCCCCGAGGAGAGAGTCGTCTCCACCTCGTAGCCCTTCGCCCAGGCCTCACCAGCCCCCTCCGTCCTCACTTTCCCCATCTGGGTGCCATGTCTCCTTGTCCCCACTGAGACCCATCTCCCCTGTACGAGGCCTTTCTCCTGTTACACTCCAGTCCCACGGCTCGGGGTCCTTGGGGCCCTCAAGCTCCTATACAGCCACCTCTGCTCAGAATCAAATCTGTCTTCTCCCGAGAGGCCGAGCAGCCACAGCGAGGCTG TCTGTGGATGACACTGGTCCGACCCACTTCACCCTTCATCCCGGTCAGCCTCGAGGGGCCCTCAAGGTCCTGAGCCACCTTCCTCTCCACTCCCAGCAGCCAACCAGGGCCCCAAGCCTCATGATTCCCATCGGTGGGATTCACATGATTCAGCCCAGGTCCGCCCTTCCTCTGTACAGCCTGGTGAGCAGCCCCACCCCAACCCAGGCCAACCCGTCCCCTGCTGGGACAGAGCAATCCCAGAGACCTGCTGACATCCCAGCGGGTCGGCTTCTTCTGCTGCAGCGCCAAGATACTCTCAAAGAGACTGGACCGTGCAGCCAGGCCAGCCCGCCGGGCCACAAAGCACCGGGGGAAACGTCTGGGAGCGGCCGGCTGACCGGTCTGCCCGGCAGGAACGGCTCACGTCGAGAATGCTTTGGCCCCCAAGAGCCACTGGGCCCCGGGAAAGAGACGAAACCGTTGCCTTCGGACGCCAAGGCAAGCACTTTGCACCAGGAGGCTGCAGATGCACATGCTACACAAAGATGTGTTTACCCCCAGACCGCCCAAGGCCAAAAGGCTCCTTCCTCCCAGACACAACTCTGA